CGCGGACTGGATCTGGCTCGCCTGCCGTACGGACACCGAGGCGCCCAAGCACAAGGGCATCTCGATCGTGCTGGTCCCGACGGATGCGCCCGGGTTCTCCTGGACGCCCATCGAGACCGTGGGCGGGCTGACGACGACCGCCACGTACTACGACGGGATACGGGTGCCCGCCGGGAATCTGGTGGGCGAGGAGAACGCCGGCTGGGGGCTGATCACCAACCAGCTCAACCATGAACGGGTCGCGCTCGCGGCGATCGGGATGCAGGCGGAGGACGCGTACGCGGCGGTGCTCGCGCAGGCGCGGACCGTTGATCCGGACACGGGCGAGCGGGCGGCCGACCGGCCGTGGGTGCAGGCGAGGCTGGCGGAGATTCATGCGCGGCTGGCGGCGGTGCGACTGCTCAACTGGCGCCTTGTGGGGGACGTGGGGGCCGGGACGCTCGCGCCGGGAGATGCAAGTGGCGTGAAGTTTTTGGGAACCGAATCGACGGTGGCGGTGTACCAGATGTGTCAGGAAGTTGCGGGGGAGGCGGGACTGGTCAGGGCGGGGTCGCCGGGGGGCTTCGGGGACGGGGAGCTTGAGCGGATGAACCGGGCGGCGCAGATCAATACCTTCGGGGGCGGGGTGAGCGAGGTGCAGCGGGAGATCGTGGCGACGATGCGGCTCGGGATGAGGAGCCGCAAGCGGTGAATATCGACGGGGAGTTGAAGGTCTTTGAGGGGCTGCCCGCTGCCGTTGCCGGGGTGGGCAAGGACGTCGTCAACGAGGCGATGATCCGGCACTGGTGCGAGGCGATGGGCGATGCCCACCCGGCGTATCCGGGGGTCGCGCCGCCGACGATGCTGCAGGCCTGGACGATGGGCGGGCTCTCTGGGCACACGGCGCGGTCGGAGGCGCAGGACGAGCTGTTCGCGCTGCTCGACGGGGCGGGGTTCACCTCGGTCGTCGCGACCGACTGCGAGCAGGAGTATCTGCGGGATCTGCGGCCGGGGGACTCGATCACCTTCGACGCGGTGATCGAGTCGGTGTCGGAGCGGAAGACGACGAAGCTGGGGACGGGGCACTTCGTCACCACACGGATGGACGTCAGGGCCGACGGGGAGCTGGCCGGGACGCACCGCTTCCGGATCCTCAAGTACGCCCCGGCCGAGAAGAAGGAGAAGGGGGAGAAGAAGCCTGCGGGGCAGCGTCCGCGGCCCGTCGTCAATCGCGACAACGCCGGTTTCTGGGAAGGGGTTTCCGAGCATCGGCTGCTCATCCAGCGGTGCGGGGGATGCGGGACGCTGCGGTTCCCCTGGCTGCCCGGGTGCAATGCGTGCGGGTCGCAGGAGTGGGACACGGTCGAGGCGAGCGGCGCGGGGACGGTCTATTCGTACGTGGTGATGCACCATCCGCCCTTCCCTGCCTTTGATCCCCCTTATGCGGTGGGGCTGATCGAGCTCTCCGAAGGGGTGCGGATGGTCAGCAATGTGGTGGGGGTGGACGCCGACAAGGTGCGGATCGGAATGCCGGTGCGGCTCGAATTCCTGCGGGTGGACCCGGAGTTGGAACTGCCCGTCTTCAGAGGGAGTGACGGCTGACATGGATTTCACGCCCACGGAGGAGCAGGGAGCCGCGCAGGAGCTGGCGGCGCAGATCTTCGGGGACCTCTCCACGCACGAGAGGCTGACGGCGGCCGGGACGGGGACGGACGCCGAGCTGTGGAAGGCGTTGTGCGCGGCCGGTCTGGTGGCGGCCGTGGAGGAGACAGGTCTGCTCGGACTGGTCCTGGTCCTGGAGGAGATGGGGCGGACGACGGCGCAAGTGCCCTTCGCCGCGCACGGGGTGTACGGGCTGCTCGCGGTGGGCGAGCACGGGACGGACGAGCAGCGGGAGCGGCTGCTGCCCGGGTTCCGGGACGGGACGGCGGTGGTGGCCGGGGCGTTCCCGGAGCGCGGAGGTGTACGGGCCGACGGGGAGGGCCGGTTGAGCGGGGTTCTGCCCGCGGTGCCGTGGCTGCGGGACGCGACGCATGTGCTGGTGCCGGCCGTTCAGCCGGATGCGGGGACGGGATGTTTTCTCGTGGAGACCGCCGGACTGGAGGTCGAGCCCGTTGAACTGACAGCTCCCTGGCGCGCCGGGCGGCTGGTGCTCGAAGGGGCGGTGGGCGAGCGCATCGGCGACGGGGGTGCCTGTGCGTCCGTGCTCACCGCGGGCCGCACCGCGTTCGCGGGACTGCAGGCCGGGGTGTGCGCGGGGTCGCTCGCGCGGGCCGTCGCGTACACCTCGGTGCGCGAGCAGTTCGGGCGGCCGCTCTCCACCAACCAGGCGGTGCTGCTGCGGGCCGCCGACGCGTACATGGACACCGAGGCGATACGGGTGACGGTGTACGAGGCCGCCTGGCGCCATGACGAGGGCCTCGCGTACGAGACCCATGCGCTGACGGCGGCCTGGTGGGCGTCCGAG
The sequence above is drawn from the Streptomyces sp. NBC_01465 genome and encodes:
- a CDS encoding acyl-CoA dehydrogenase family protein, coding for MHLAPTERQQSLRAELRSYFRDVMRDGPGEGPAEQRALLRRIGADGMLGLGWPVEYGGQGRGPDEQFVFFDEAYRAGAPVSMVTLNTVGPTLMKYGTQEQKEYFLPRILSGDVVFAIGYSEPEAGTDLASLRTRAVREGGDWLIDGQKVFTSNAQNADWIWLACRTDTEAPKHKGISIVLVPTDAPGFSWTPIETVGGLTTTATYYDGIRVPAGNLVGEENAGWGLITNQLNHERVALAAIGMQAEDAYAAVLAQARTVDPDTGERAADRPWVQARLAEIHARLAAVRLLNWRLVGDVGAGTLAPGDASGVKFLGTESTVAVYQMCQEVAGEAGLVRAGSPGGFGDGELERMNRAAQINTFGGGVSEVQREIVATMRLGMRSRKR
- a CDS encoding bifunctional MaoC family dehydratase N-terminal/OB-fold nucleic acid binding domain-containing protein, with product MNIDGELKVFEGLPAAVAGVGKDVVNEAMIRHWCEAMGDAHPAYPGVAPPTMLQAWTMGGLSGHTARSEAQDELFALLDGAGFTSVVATDCEQEYLRDLRPGDSITFDAVIESVSERKTTKLGTGHFVTTRMDVRADGELAGTHRFRILKYAPAEKKEKGEKKPAGQRPRPVVNRDNAGFWEGVSEHRLLIQRCGGCGTLRFPWLPGCNACGSQEWDTVEASGAGTVYSYVVMHHPPFPAFDPPYAVGLIELSEGVRMVSNVVGVDADKVRIGMPVRLEFLRVDPELELPVFRGSDG
- a CDS encoding acyl-CoA dehydrogenase family protein: MDFTPTEEQGAAQELAAQIFGDLSTHERLTAAGTGTDAELWKALCAAGLVAAVEETGLLGLVLVLEEMGRTTAQVPFAAHGVYGLLAVGEHGTDEQRERLLPGFRDGTAVVAGAFPERGGVRADGEGRLSGVLPAVPWLRDATHVLVPAVQPDAGTGCFLVETAGLEVEPVELTAPWRAGRLVLEGAVGERIGDGGACASVLTAGRTAFAGLQAGVCAGSLARAVAYTSVREQFGRPLSTNQAVLLRAADAYMDTEAIRVTVYEAAWRHDEGLAYETHALTAAWWASEAGRRVVHAGQHLHGGMGADLEHPVHRHFLWGRQLDAYLGSGGEVLAELGQLIAEEGETV